Proteins from one Pseudomonas grandcourensis genomic window:
- a CDS encoding aminotransferase: MPLATLIHRASLPSPQVSAEQALGLLEEHYGFSGRLQALGSQQDLNYRVDSERGRFVLKICRGDYSVLELQAQHAGLKHLGEHPDVHVPRVIAAKDGADLLSLDVGGQAVHVRLLDYIEGQPLTSLGHFNPTVVSGFGRLCGEMDLALADFDHPGLVRTLQWDARHAHTLIAHLLPVIKDEAQRKLIVEASGQAERHLQPLQDKLPVQAIHMDITDDNVVWQRDAQRHWQLQGVIDFGDLVRTWRITDLSVTCAALLHHGEGDPFCILPAIQAYHAVNPLQHEELLALWPLIVARAAVLVLSGEQQVSIDPGNAYSRDNLVHEWEIFRVATSVPLALMEAAILTAVGQNLPTIGSEGFAPLLPSLVGREFALIDLGVLSPHFEAGNWEQEGVDQRLLDEAAVAHGLAASRYGQYRLSHTRPDSAAEPDTCPLHVELRVPQGTAVEAPFAGVVHHPSAGVLQLDGPQLSVRLWGVTPSLHSGAALVKGQVLGSVSGPLIVQLCRGASINAPLFCTPSRAAAWQALCPSPAALLGLACDAEAELDGPTLLARRDASFARTQKHYYVDPPRIERGWRNHLIDMQGRSYLDMLNNVAVLGHGHPRMAAVASRQWSLLNTNSRFNYAAVAEFSERLLKLSPDGMDRVFLVNSGSEANDLAIRLAWAYSGGRDMLSVLEAYHGWTVGADSVSTSIADNPKALSSRPDWVHPVTAPNTYRGEFRGPDSAPDYVRSIEHNLAKIAEQKRQLAGFICEPVYGNAGGISLPPGYLQQVYAMVRAKGGVCIADEVQVGYGRMGDFFWGFEEQGVVPDIITMAKGMGNGQPLGAVITRREIAEALEAEGYFFSSAGGSPVSCQVGMAVLDVMEEEKLWENAQIVGGHFKKRLEALIDIHPLVGAVHGSGFYLGVELIRNRETLEPATEETTALCDRLRELGIFMQPTGDYLNILKIKPPMVTSRQSVDFFVDMLSKVLAEGL; encoded by the coding sequence ATGCCGCTCGCCACGTTGATTCATCGCGCCAGTTTGCCCAGCCCGCAGGTGTCTGCGGAGCAAGCGCTAGGGCTGCTGGAGGAACATTACGGGTTCAGCGGCAGGTTGCAGGCCCTTGGCAGCCAGCAAGACCTGAACTACCGCGTCGACAGCGAGCGGGGACGTTTCGTCCTGAAAATTTGCCGTGGCGACTACTCGGTACTGGAACTTCAGGCACAACATGCCGGGCTCAAGCATCTGGGCGAGCACCCCGATGTACATGTGCCGCGTGTTATCGCGGCGAAAGACGGCGCAGACCTGCTGTCGCTGGACGTGGGTGGCCAGGCGGTGCACGTTCGCCTGCTCGACTACATCGAAGGCCAGCCACTGACGAGCCTTGGCCATTTCAACCCGACGGTGGTGTCCGGCTTCGGGCGCCTGTGCGGTGAAATGGACCTGGCCCTAGCGGATTTCGATCATCCGGGGCTGGTGCGAACCCTGCAATGGGACGCCCGCCATGCTCACACCCTAATCGCGCACTTGCTGCCGGTGATCAAGGACGAAGCCCAGCGCAAACTGATCGTCGAAGCGTCCGGGCAAGCCGAGCGGCATTTGCAGCCACTGCAGGACAAACTGCCGGTGCAGGCCATTCACATGGACATCACCGACGACAACGTGGTGTGGCAGCGCGATGCGCAGCGCCATTGGCAGCTGCAAGGCGTGATCGATTTCGGCGACCTGGTGCGCACCTGGCGCATTACCGATCTGTCGGTGACCTGCGCCGCGCTGCTGCATCATGGCGAGGGCGATCCGTTCTGCATTTTGCCGGCAATCCAGGCCTATCACGCGGTCAACCCGTTGCAACACGAAGAACTGCTGGCGCTGTGGCCGCTGATCGTCGCCCGCGCGGCGGTGTTGGTGCTCAGCGGCGAACAGCAGGTCAGCATCGATCCGGGCAATGCCTACAGCCGCGACAACCTGGTCCATGAATGGGAAATCTTCCGTGTGGCCACGTCGGTGCCGTTGGCGTTGATGGAAGCGGCGATTCTCACCGCCGTCGGCCAGAACCTGCCCACCATCGGCAGCGAAGGTTTCGCACCGCTGTTGCCGAGCCTGGTGGGACGTGAGTTCGCGCTGATCGACCTGGGCGTGCTCAGTCCGCATTTCGAAGCGGGGAACTGGGAGCAGGAGGGCGTCGATCAGCGCCTGCTGGATGAAGCGGCCGTGGCACATGGCCTGGCGGCCAGTCGTTACGGGCAATACCGCCTGTCCCATACCCGCCCGGACAGCGCCGCCGAACCGGACACTTGCCCGTTGCACGTCGAGTTGCGTGTGCCCCAAGGCACGGCGGTCGAAGCGCCGTTTGCCGGTGTGGTGCATCACCCATCGGCGGGCGTGCTGCAACTGGATGGCCCGCAATTGAGTGTGCGGCTTTGGGGCGTCACGCCGTCGCTGCACAGCGGCGCGGCACTGGTCAAAGGCCAGGTACTGGGTTCGGTCAGCGGGCCATTGATCGTGCAGTTGTGCCGTGGCGCGTCGATCAATGCGCCGTTGTTCTGTACGCCTTCGCGCGCGGCGGCCTGGCAAGCGTTGTGCCCATCGCCGGCAGCTCTGCTGGGGCTGGCCTGTGATGCCGAAGCCGAGCTCGACGGTCCGACCTTGCTGGCCCGGCGCGATGCCAGCTTCGCCCGCACGCAAAAACACTATTACGTTGATCCGCCGCGTATCGAACGCGGCTGGCGCAACCATTTGATCGACATGCAGGGCCGTTCCTACCTCGACATGCTTAACAACGTCGCGGTGCTGGGCCACGGCCATCCACGCATGGCCGCCGTCGCCAGCCGCCAGTGGTCGCTGCTCAACACCAACTCGCGCTTTAACTACGCAGCCGTGGCCGAGTTCTCCGAACGCTTGCTGAAGCTGTCCCCTGACGGCATGGACCGGGTGTTCCTGGTCAACAGCGGCAGCGAGGCCAACGACCTGGCGATTCGCCTGGCATGGGCCTACAGCGGCGGCCGCGACATGCTCAGTGTGCTGGAGGCCTATCACGGCTGGACGGTGGGCGCGGATTCGGTGTCGACCTCGATCGCCGACAACCCCAAGGCCTTGAGTAGCCGCCCGGACTGGGTGCACCCGGTGACCGCGCCAAACACCTATCGCGGTGAATTCCGTGGCCCCGACAGCGCGCCGGATTATGTGCGCAGCATCGAACACAACCTGGCGAAAATCGCCGAGCAGAAACGCCAACTGGCCGGTTTCATCTGCGAACCGGTGTACGGCAATGCCGGCGGTATCTCGCTGCCCCCAGGCTATTTGCAACAAGTCTATGCAATGGTCCGGGCCAAGGGCGGCGTGTGCATCGCCGACGAAGTGCAGGTGGGCTACGGGCGCATGGGCGATTTCTTCTGGGGCTTCGAAGAGCAGGGCGTGGTGCCGGACATCATCACCATGGCCAAGGGCATGGGCAACGGCCAGCCACTGGGCGCGGTCATCACCCGCCGGGAAATCGCCGAGGCGCTGGAGGCCGAGGGTTACTTCTTCTCCTCCGCTGGCGGTAGCCCGGTCAGCTGCCAGGTCGGCATGGCCGTGCTGGATGTGATGGAAGAGGAAAAGCTCTGGGAGAACGCCCAGATCGTTGGCGGGCACTTTAAGAAACGCCTCGAAGCATTGATCGATATTCATCCGTTAGTGGGCGCGGTGCACGGTTCCGGTTTCTACCTGGGCGTCGAACTGATCCGCAACCGCGAAACCCTGGAGCCGGCCACCGAAGAAACCACCGCACTGTGCGACCGCTTGCGTGAGCTGGGGATCTTCATGCAGCCGACCGGCGATTACCTGAACATCCTCAAGATCAAGCCGCCGATGGTCACTTCGCGCCAGAGCGTGGATTTCTTCGTGGACATGTTGTCGAAGGTGCTCGCGGAAGGGCTGTAA
- a CDS encoding YiiD C-terminal domain-containing protein: protein MSRDSRQLESVLHHDIPLTRDMGLKVLDWHDQQLRLHLPLEANVNHKSTMFGGSLYCGAVLAGWGWLHLRLKEEGITDGHIVIQEGQISYPLPVTGDANAICQAPDPVIWKKFLTTFQRYSRARLTLHTRVVNEGRDEDAVRFVGQYVLHR, encoded by the coding sequence ATGAGCCGCGACAGTCGACAACTGGAATCCGTTCTCCATCACGACATTCCCCTCACCCGGGACATGGGCCTCAAAGTGCTCGATTGGCATGACCAGCAACTGCGCCTGCACTTGCCGCTGGAGGCCAACGTCAACCACAAGAGCACCATGTTCGGCGGCAGCCTGTATTGCGGTGCGGTCCTGGCCGGTTGGGGCTGGCTGCATTTGCGTCTCAAGGAAGAAGGCATTACCGACGGCCACATCGTGATCCAGGAAGGGCAGATCAGCTATCCGCTACCGGTGACGGGGGATGCCAACGCCATTTGCCAGGCGCCGGACCCGGTGATCTGGAAGAAATTCCTGACCACCTTCCAGCGATACAGCCGAGCGCGGTTGACGCTGCATACCAGGGTCGTCAATGAAGGCCGTGACGAGGATGCGGTGAGGTTTGTCGGGCAGTACGTGTTGCACCGCTGA
- the rfbC gene encoding dTDP-4-dehydrorhamnose 3,5-epimerase has protein sequence MNVVTTDLPGVLILEPKVFGDDRGFFYESFNARAFEEATGLDTQFVQDNHSRSQKSVLRGLHYQLTNTQGKLVRVTAGEVLDVAVDIRRSSPHFGKSVAVVLSADNHRQMWIPEGFAHGFVVLSDFAEFLYKTTDYYTPSAERSIRWDDPDLAIDWQLEGTPQLSAKDQAAAFLKDAEVFA, from the coding sequence ATGAATGTAGTGACCACCGACCTGCCCGGTGTTCTGATCCTTGAACCCAAGGTCTTTGGCGACGATCGTGGTTTCTTCTATGAGAGCTTCAACGCCAGGGCTTTCGAAGAAGCCACCGGTCTGGACACTCAGTTCGTTCAGGACAACCACTCCCGTTCGCAAAAGAGCGTGTTGCGTGGCTTGCATTACCAATTGACGAACACACAAGGCAAACTGGTTCGTGTCACGGCCGGTGAAGTGCTCGACGTTGCCGTGGACATCCGCCGCAGTTCGCCACATTTTGGCAAGTCGGTTGCGGTGGTCCTGTCCGCCGACAACCATCGCCAGATGTGGATTCCGGAGGGCTTTGCCCACGGTTTCGTAGTGCTGAGCGATTTTGCCGAGTTTCTCTACAAAACCACCGATTACTACACCCCGTCTGCCGAGCGCAGCATTCGCTGGGACGACCCGGACCTGGCTATCGATTGGCAACTGGAAGGCACGCCGCAACTGTCGGCAAAGGACCAGGCCGCTGCATTCCTCAAGGACGCCGAAGTCTTCGCCTGA
- a CDS encoding ATP-binding protein, which produces MKPTLPPRPRWRSLALLALCLAPLLWPLEHLAERYYRSELASQNRQTLDLYVANLLGTLHRYEVLPQILGDLPALRAVLGAPDDGVTQGNANRLLKNIATQTGAEVMYLMDATGKTLAASNWDKHDSFVGRNFSFRPYFSEAMAGRLGRFFGLGTTSAKRGYFFAAGVRDGEKIVGVLVVKVDLDHTESLWGKTPEQLLLTDHNGVVILTSRPEWRFRSTRSLSEDESKAITAIQPYPTRDPKPLKLNPNAWLTQTQQIAETGWDVSILAPRTLIDRPVRTVVAIGGAALLVLMLLLGLMMQRRRHYLERIAFEAKARRELEGRVAERTSDLEGLNRRLKQEVLEREQAQQELVRAQDDLVQAGKLSALGTMSASISHELNQPLAAIRSYAENAEVLLDHQRTDDARGNLKLISELTGRMASIIAHLRAFARRDRHAPESVALQPALDDALALLAKRRRSMEVELIRDLPAATLWVEAGETRLRQVLGNLLANALDALTEKGPPRKLWLSAQSTADGVNLYIRDNGPGFCMEALGRASEPFYTTKTRTQGLGLGLAICETLMRAFGGELSFANHKEGGALITLKLRAGAPGVSLQPSEDRSA; this is translated from the coding sequence ATGAAACCGACTCTCCCCCCCAGACCCCGTTGGCGCAGCCTGGCCCTGCTGGCACTGTGCCTGGCGCCGTTGCTGTGGCCGCTGGAGCATCTCGCCGAGCGTTATTACCGCAGCGAGCTGGCCAGTCAGAATCGTCAGACCCTCGACCTCTACGTCGCCAACCTCCTGGGTACCCTGCATCGCTATGAAGTATTGCCGCAGATCCTCGGCGACCTGCCGGCCTTGCGCGCAGTGCTCGGTGCGCCGGACGATGGCGTCACCCAAGGCAACGCCAACCGCCTGCTGAAAAACATCGCCACCCAGACCGGCGCCGAAGTCATGTATCTGATGGACGCCACCGGCAAGACCCTGGCGGCCTCCAACTGGGACAAACACGACAGTTTTGTCGGGCGCAATTTTTCCTTCCGGCCATATTTCAGCGAAGCCATGGCCGGGCGGCTCGGGCGCTTTTTCGGTCTGGGCACGACCTCCGCCAAGCGCGGTTACTTCTTCGCCGCTGGCGTGCGCGATGGCGAAAAAATCGTCGGCGTTCTGGTGGTCAAGGTCGACCTCGACCACACCGAAAGCCTCTGGGGCAAAACCCCGGAGCAACTGCTGCTGACCGACCACAACGGCGTGGTCATTCTCACCTCGCGACCGGAGTGGCGATTTCGCTCGACCCGTTCGTTGAGCGAGGACGAAAGCAAAGCCATCACGGCGATCCAGCCCTACCCAACCCGCGATCCAAAACCGCTGAAGCTCAATCCCAATGCCTGGCTGACCCAGACCCAGCAGATCGCCGAAACCGGCTGGGACGTCAGCATCCTCGCCCCGCGCACCTTGATCGACCGCCCGGTGCGCACGGTGGTGGCCATCGGTGGCGCAGCGTTGCTGGTGTTGATGCTGCTGCTCGGACTGATGATGCAGCGCCGTCGCCATTACCTCGAACGCATCGCTTTCGAAGCCAAGGCCCGTCGCGAGCTGGAAGGCCGGGTCGCCGAGCGCACCAGTGATCTCGAAGGCCTGAACCGGCGCCTGAAACAGGAAGTGCTGGAACGCGAACAGGCCCAGCAGGAGCTGGTCCGCGCCCAGGATGATCTGGTGCAGGCCGGCAAATTGTCGGCACTGGGCACCATGTCGGCGAGCATCAGCCACGAACTCAATCAGCCGCTGGCAGCGATTCGCAGCTACGCGGAAAACGCCGAAGTGTTGCTCGATCACCAGCGCACCGACGATGCCCGCGGCAACCTCAAGCTGATCAGCGAATTGACCGGTCGCATGGCCTCGATCATCGCCCACCTGCGCGCCTTTGCCCGGCGCGACCGGCATGCCCCGGAAAGCGTCGCCCTGCAACCGGCGCTGGACGATGCCCTGGCCTTGCTGGCCAAGCGTCGACGCAGCATGGAAGTCGAACTGATCCGCGACTTGCCCGCCGCCACCCTGTGGGTCGAGGCCGGGGAAACCCGCCTGCGCCAGGTACTCGGCAATCTGCTGGCCAACGCCCTGGATGCCCTGACGGAAAAAGGCCCGCCACGTAAACTCTGGCTCAGTGCCCAATCCACCGCCGATGGCGTCAACCTGTACATTCGCGACAACGGCCCAGGCTTTTGCATGGAAGCCCTTGGGCGCGCCAGCGAGCCGTTCTACACCACCAAGACCCGCACCCAGGGCCTTGGCCTGGGGCTGGCGATTTGCGAAACACTGATGCGCGCCTTCGGTGGTGAACTGTCGTTCGCCAACCACAAGGAGGGCGGCGCCCTGATTACCCTGAAGCTGCGCGCAGGCGCACCGGGCGTGAGCCTGCAACCGTCCGAGGACCGAAGTGCATGA
- a CDS encoding sigma-54 dependent transcriptional regulator: MTIDNRIQVVLIDDDPHLRQALSQTLDLAGLKILPLAEAKGLAAQLERDWPGVVVSDIRMPGMDGLELLTELHAQDPELPVLLITGHGDVPLAVQAMRAGAYDFLEKPFASDALLDSVRRALALRRLVLDNRSLRLALSDRNELSTRLVGHSPSMLRLREQIGALAATRADVLILGETGAGKEVVARALHDLSSRRNGPFVAINAGALAESVVESELFGHEPGAFTGAQKRRIGKFEFANGGTLFLDEIESMSLDVQVKLLRLLQERVVERLGGNQLIPLDIRIIAATKEDLRQAADQGRFRADLYYRLNVAPLRIPPLRERGEDALMLFQHFADEASARHGLPPHELQPGQRALLLRHTWPGNVRELQNVAERFALGLELALDNSTPEGSAGNRVDVVSGGLSEQVENFEKTLIAAELARSHSSVRSVAEALGIPRKTLHDKLRKHGLSFADSAASAHPDDLD; this comes from the coding sequence ATGACCATCGACAACCGCATTCAGGTCGTGTTGATCGACGACGATCCCCACTTGCGCCAGGCCTTGAGCCAGACGCTGGATCTGGCCGGCCTGAAAATCCTGCCGCTGGCCGAAGCCAAGGGCCTGGCCGCGCAACTTGAACGCGACTGGCCAGGGGTGGTGGTCAGCGACATCCGCATGCCCGGCATGGACGGTCTCGAACTGTTGACCGAACTGCACGCCCAAGACCCTGAGCTACCGGTGCTGCTGATCACCGGCCACGGCGATGTGCCGCTGGCGGTGCAGGCCATGCGCGCCGGGGCCTATGACTTTCTGGAAAAACCCTTCGCCAGCGACGCCCTGCTCGACAGCGTGCGCCGCGCATTGGCCCTGCGCCGGCTGGTGCTGGACAACCGCAGCCTGCGGCTGGCCTTGAGCGATCGCAACGAGCTGAGCACGCGGCTGGTTGGCCACTCACCTTCGATGTTGCGCCTGCGCGAGCAGATCGGCGCCCTGGCGGCGACCAGGGCCGACGTGCTGATCCTCGGCGAAACCGGCGCTGGCAAAGAAGTCGTGGCCCGGGCGCTGCATGATTTATCAAGCCGTCGAAACGGTCCGTTCGTCGCCATCAATGCCGGAGCCCTGGCCGAATCCGTGGTCGAAAGCGAGTTGTTCGGCCACGAGCCCGGTGCCTTTACCGGTGCGCAGAAACGCCGCATCGGCAAGTTCGAATTCGCCAATGGCGGCACGCTGTTCCTTGATGAAATCGAAAGCATGAGCCTGGATGTGCAGGTCAAATTGCTGCGCTTGCTGCAAGAACGGGTGGTCGAACGCCTGGGCGGCAATCAACTGATCCCGCTGGACATCCGCATCATCGCCGCCACCAAGGAAGACTTGCGTCAGGCAGCGGATCAAGGGCGTTTCCGTGCTGACCTGTATTACCGCCTGAACGTTGCGCCGCTGCGGATTCCACCGCTGCGCGAACGGGGCGAAGACGCACTGATGCTGTTCCAGCATTTTGCCGATGAAGCCAGTGCCCGCCACGGCTTGCCGCCCCATGAACTGCAGCCGGGACAGCGTGCCTTGCTGCTGCGCCACACCTGGCCCGGCAACGTGCGCGAGCTGCAAAATGTCGCCGAACGTTTTGCCCTCGGGCTGGAGCTGGCCCTCGACAACAGCACGCCGGAAGGTAGCGCCGGCAACAGGGTCGACGTCGTCAGCGGCGGCTTGAGCGAGCAAGTGGAGAACTTCGAAAAAACCCTCATCGCCGCCGAACTGGCACGGTCCCACAGCTCGGTGCGTAGCGTTGCCGAAGCCCTCGGCATTCCACGCAAGACCCTGCACGACAAACTGCGCAAGCACGGTCTGAGTTTCGCCGACAGTGCCGCCTCGGCCCACCCTGACGATCTCGACTGA